Proteins from a genomic interval of Paenibacillus lentus:
- a CDS encoding DUF2089 family protein, which translates to MVERNIPSWILSLDSEDIEFMRKFIINSGSLKDLAKAYKVSYPTVRIRLDRLIQKIELVQDDESQPLVNFVKKLAIEERITLEDARLIIEKYNAERKGI; encoded by the coding sequence ATGGTAGAGCGGAATATACCTTCGTGGATTTTATCCTTAGACTCAGAAGATATCGAATTTATGCGCAAGTTCATAATCAATTCTGGTTCCTTGAAGGATCTTGCAAAAGCATATAAGGTCTCTTATCCGACTGTTCGCATACGATTGGACAGATTAATTCAAAAAATCGAGCTAGTCCAGGATGATGAATCACAACCATTGGTTAATTTCGTTAAGAAACTGGCCATTGAGGAACGTATAACATTAGAAGATGCGCGACTTATTATCGAAAAATATAATGCGGAGAGGAAAGGGATATAG
- the tyrS gene encoding tyrosine--tRNA ligase: MNIIDELEWREAINQQTDAEGLRKLTEEKAISLYCGVDPTGDSMHIGHLIPFIVLKRFQLAGHKPVILIGGATGTIGDPSGRQSERSLQTLEQVQANVEALTAQMKKLFMTDGDNELRLVNNYDWTHQLNVIDFLRDYGKNFSINSMLAKDVVASRLDSGISFTEFSYQILQSMDYLHLYREEDVQLQVGGSDQWGNITSGLDLIRKKEGPEAQAFGLTIPLMLKADGTKFGKTAGGAIWLDPKKTTPYEFYQFWANTDDRDVVKYLKYFTFLDKEAIDALAEKVQTEPHKREAQITLAEEMTRFVHSEEALDQAKRITAALFSRDIKSLTADEIEQGFKEMPTFEAAKESKNIVDWLVDVGIEPSKRQAREDITSGAISLNGERVNELEFEITVDLAIEGRFIIVRKGKKKYHLVKLV; the protein is encoded by the coding sequence TTGAATATTATCGATGAATTGGAATGGCGCGAAGCGATTAATCAACAGACGGACGCGGAGGGACTCCGTAAGCTGACCGAGGAGAAGGCGATTTCTTTGTACTGTGGGGTGGACCCGACGGGAGACAGCATGCATATTGGGCATTTGATTCCTTTTATCGTGCTGAAAAGATTTCAATTGGCAGGGCATAAGCCTGTCATTCTCATTGGCGGCGCAACTGGAACGATTGGTGACCCGAGCGGGCGTCAATCCGAGCGCAGTCTGCAGACGTTGGAGCAAGTTCAGGCTAACGTAGAAGCGTTAACCGCGCAAATGAAGAAGCTGTTCATGACCGATGGGGACAATGAGCTGAGATTGGTGAACAACTACGATTGGACGCACCAATTGAACGTAATTGATTTCCTGCGGGATTACGGAAAAAATTTCAGCATCAATTCGATGCTGGCCAAAGATGTCGTAGCAAGCCGCTTGGATAGCGGGATTTCGTTCACGGAGTTCTCGTATCAAATTCTGCAGTCGATGGACTACCTGCATCTGTATCGGGAAGAGGATGTGCAGCTGCAGGTGGGCGGCTCCGATCAGTGGGGGAATATCACAAGTGGGCTGGATCTCATCCGCAAAAAAGAAGGTCCGGAAGCCCAAGCGTTCGGCTTAACGATTCCGTTAATGCTGAAGGCCGATGGCACGAAGTTCGGCAAAACAGCCGGTGGCGCAATCTGGCTTGATCCGAAGAAAACGACGCCGTACGAGTTTTACCAATTCTGGGCGAATACCGACGACCGTGATGTCGTCAAATATCTGAAGTATTTCACCTTCCTGGATAAAGAAGCGATCGACGCGCTGGCTGAGAAGGTACAGACCGAGCCGCATAAGCGCGAAGCGCAAATTACGCTGGCCGAAGAAATGACCCGATTCGTGCACAGTGAGGAAGCGCTGGATCAAGCCAAGAGAATTACGGCAGCTCTCTTCAGTAGGGATATAAAGTCACTGACCGCCGATGAAATCGAACAAGGCTTCAAAGAAATGCCGACCTTCGAAGCGGCCAAGGAATCCAAGAACATCGTCGACTGGCTCGTTGACGTAGGCATCGAACCATCAAAACGCCAAGCACGCGAGGACATTACCAGCGGCGCAATCTCGCTGAACGGCGAGCGTGTCAATGAGCTGGAGTTCGAAATCACAGTCGACCTGGCCATCGAAGGCCGCTTCATCATCGTCCGCAAAGGAAAAAAGAAGTACCATTTGGTGAAGTTGGTTTGA
- a CDS encoding DUF4258 domain-containing protein — translation MHRMKKFLLSIMFAIILSSSILANANASTSTYISAQTDITEDEYDRRLKEGYEAYYKELRETNKLSKNSITTQNAVIKKLVELVFKDLAKKGVGATAKATTKNVVTKITKHAIEEAVKDGITSIMIDNLLSGKSSGMVAVEKFDDTLGKSRVIVDRNNRTVAILDPVHNTVITIYKDNDKSIENRIKSGRWLKGKWNFK, via the coding sequence ATGCATCGTATGAAAAAGTTTCTATTGTCAATTATGTTTGCTATTATCCTTAGTTCAAGTATCTTGGCAAATGCAAATGCTTCAACATCCACCTATATTTCAGCTCAAACAGACATCACTGAAGATGAATACGATAGACGCTTGAAGGAAGGATATGAAGCTTATTATAAAGAGTTAAGAGAAACAAACAAACTCTCTAAAAATTCAATAACTACTCAAAATGCAGTAATTAAGAAATTAGTCGAATTAGTCTTTAAAGATCTGGCTAAAAAAGGGGTAGGCGCAACAGCCAAAGCCACCACAAAAAATGTAGTCACAAAAATTACAAAACATGCTATTGAGGAAGCTGTTAAAGATGGCATAACTAGTATCATGATCGATAACTTATTATCTGGAAAAAGCTCAGGAATGGTTGCTGTGGAGAAATTTGATGATACACTAGGGAAATCAAGAGTTATCGTCGATAGAAATAATAGAACAGTAGCGATTCTCGACCCTGTTCATAACACTGTAATTACCATTTATAAAGATAATGATAAATCAATCGAGAATCGCATCAAAAGCGGAAGATGGCTTAAAGGGAAGTGGAATTTTAAATAA
- a CDS encoding type I restriction-modification system subunit M, with translation MLTGEVRNKIDKIWSDMWAGGISNPLTVIEQLTYLMFIRSLDEKELENEKTEALMGASMPRIFPLDEEGQSMRWSKFKNKDPREIFDIVGTKVFPYIKNLNGANETAFSRYMQDAMFLIPTPQVLQKIITGLDELYEHDIKDLDMQGDLYEYMLGKLATSGQNGQFRTPKHIRDMMVRLLAPTPDDKICDPACGTAGFLISSAEYIREKYEAEMTSEQWDHFAGGMFSGFDTDRTMLRLSAMNLMLHSINQPNIDYVDSVSKQNDITSEYDIVLANPPFTGTVDAESIHDNLKTVCNTKKTELLFVALFLRILKKGGRSACIVPDGVLFGATKAHKSLRKELVENHQLQAVISMPSGVFKPYAGVSTAILIFTKTDAGGTDKVWFYDMQADGFSLDDKRSSIEANDIPDIINRFHHLDAEADRKPTEQSFLIDKSAIVENDYDLSINRYKEIVYEKVEYDAPEVILDRLDELNLSIASKMEELRGLIRE, from the coding sequence ATGCTAACAGGAGAAGTACGCAATAAAATCGATAAAATATGGTCGGATATGTGGGCTGGGGGAATCAGCAATCCACTCACGGTTATTGAGCAACTTACGTACCTGATGTTTATCCGTTCATTGGATGAAAAAGAGCTGGAAAATGAAAAGACCGAGGCGCTAATGGGAGCATCGATGCCCAGAATCTTTCCATTAGACGAAGAGGGTCAGAGCATGCGCTGGAGCAAGTTCAAGAACAAGGATCCGCGCGAGATTTTTGATATCGTTGGAACGAAAGTTTTTCCATATATTAAGAACTTGAACGGGGCTAATGAGACGGCATTCTCAAGATATATGCAGGATGCCATGTTCCTCATTCCTACGCCACAAGTGCTGCAAAAGATTATTACAGGTCTCGATGAACTCTACGAACATGACATTAAAGACTTGGACATGCAGGGTGATCTCTATGAGTATATGCTCGGCAAGCTGGCAACTTCCGGTCAGAACGGGCAGTTCAGAACACCCAAGCATATCCGGGATATGATGGTTCGGCTCCTTGCACCAACGCCGGATGATAAAATCTGCGACCCCGCTTGCGGAACTGCCGGATTCCTTATTTCTTCGGCGGAATACATTCGGGAGAAGTATGAAGCCGAGATGACCAGTGAACAGTGGGATCATTTTGCCGGAGGCATGTTTTCTGGATTTGATACGGACCGCACAATGCTGCGCTTGTCTGCCATGAACCTGATGCTCCACTCGATTAATCAGCCGAATATTGATTATGTGGACAGTGTCTCCAAACAAAACGATATAACTTCCGAATACGATATAGTTCTCGCCAATCCGCCGTTTACGGGTACGGTTGATGCAGAGAGCATTCATGACAATCTGAAGACAGTCTGCAATACGAAGAAGACGGAGCTTTTGTTTGTTGCCTTATTTTTGAGAATTCTGAAAAAAGGTGGCCGCAGCGCTTGTATTGTACCGGATGGCGTCTTATTTGGGGCAACTAAGGCACATAAATCTCTGCGCAAAGAATTGGTAGAGAATCACCAGCTTCAAGCTGTGATCTCCATGCCAAGTGGAGTATTCAAGCCTTATGCGGGCGTAAGCACGGCCATTCTGATTTTTACAAAAACTGATGCAGGCGGAACGGATAAAGTATGGTTTTATGATATGCAGGCGGACGGGTTTTCCTTGGATGACAAACGTTCCTCAATTGAAGCCAACGATATTCCGGATATTATAAACCGATTCCATCATCTAGATGCAGAAGCAGATCGCAAACCGACGGAGCAAAGCTTCCTGATTGATAAGTCAGCGATTGTAGAGAATGATTATGACTTGTCTATTAACCGCTATAAAGAAATTGTTTATGAGAAAGTAGAGTATGATGCTCCTGAGGTCATTCTGGATCGCCTAGATGAGCTAAACCTTAGCATTGCCTCGAAAATGGAGGAGTTGAGGGGGCTTATCCGTGAGTAG